CAAGTACAGAAGAGATCTAATGATACCCCTATACATTGTTTCATTTACAGGGAAACCAGGTTCGTCCATGTATAGATGAGTAACAGTAGAAATGGGAGTACCAATAGTCTTTGCGATTTCCATTTCAAATCTTTTCAACAGCTCCTTGATGTACTTCTGTTAACTTATCATTGTACCTTTTGAGGTTTGCTTTACTTGTAGCCCAAGGAAGAAGTTTAGtcccccatcatgctcatctcaaattcacttccCATGAGTTTTGCAAACTCTTCACAAAGGGAATCATTTGTTGCACTAAAAATGATGTCATCAACATTAACTTGCACAATCAGCAGGTTTCTCCCTCATTTCTTTAAAAAcagagtgttgtcaattttcccTCTAGTGAATCCATTCCCAAGAAGGAACATGGACAATCTACCATACCATGCACGAGGGGCATACTTCAATCCATATAAATCTTTGTCGAGCTTAAAGACATGTTCAGGATGTTCATGACATTCAAATCCAGTGCTGCTTGACAAAAACCTCCTTCTTCAAAtatccattcagaaatgcactcaTAACATCCATTTGGATCAATTTGgtttccatatgagatgcaaataCAATGAGAATTCTTATGGCTTCCATTCTAGCAATAGGAGAAAAAGTTTCATAGTAGTCAATACCTTCTTCTTGATTGTAATCTTGAACCCCCAACCTAGCTTTATTTCTTGTTTTATtgccaaactcatcaagtttattTCTGAACACCCACCAGGTTCCAATCTTTGTTCTATCTGAGGGCTGGGGAACCAGGTGCCACACTTTGTTCCTTTTAAACCGATGAAGCTCTTCTTGCATAGCAGTAATCCAGTCATCATCTTTCAATAATTCCTTAATATATTTTTTGCTCAATTTGAgacaagaaagctgagaaggcaaACATATTTTTTGCCTTGGATCTAGTTTGAATACCATAGTCCAAAGGAGTGATCACATTTTGAAAAGGATGTGAACTCCAGTCCTTCAATTCAGACACCTAAACTTCAGAGTGTGAGGAACCAGGTTCTTCCATATTTGACGCATCATTGCCATCAACGGAAGTATGAATGCCACTTCTTTGTTCTGCATCAGGAGTACCTAATATAACATCAGCAACCCTATTGTCAACTTCAGTTGCGGTGATAGAGGGACTAGGTTCCTCTGTTTCAGCTGGAGATTCTGTTGCATCTTATTCATCTATCTCCTTCACTTGACTCATTTGGTCTATCTTCCCATTTGCTATATCTATGGCTTCTCCAGGGACTTTTGAGAAATCGTTGTCTTGATCATCCTTATCATGTGAATCCTTCCCACTTGAGTGGTGAGATTCATTGAAGATTACATTCACACTTTCCTCTACACATTGAGTTCTTTTTTTGTAGACTTTGTATGCCTTGCTTTGAGAGGAGTAACCAagaaaacttccttcatcactttttGTATCAAATTTTCCCAATGCTTCCTTACCATTGTTGAGAACAAAGCATTTGCATCCAAACGCTCTTAGGTAAGTCAGCTTTGGTTTTCTCCCATTGAGCAGTTCACAAGGAGTCTTGTCAAgcagggacctgatcatgcacctattaATCAAGTAGCAGACAGTGTTTACTGTTTCAGCCCAAAAGCTCTTTGGCACACCACTGTCAATCAGCATTGTTCTAGCCATATCATCGAGAGTTctatttttcctctccacaacaccaATTTGTTGAGGTATTTTGGGAACAGAAAAATTATGACATACCATTTTCAGCACAGAATTCATCAAACTTGGCATTGTCAAATTCGGTGCCATGATCAGATCTGATAATAATATTATAGTCCATCATCAATTAAATCTTCTTCACAAAGGCAAAAAAAACTGgaaaggtttcatccttggtCCTCAGAAATAAAGTCTATGTGGATCTGGAATagtcatcaacaatcacaaaGATGTACTTATTTCCTCCTCTGCTAGGTATcctcataggtccacacagatccatatgAAGAAGATCCAGTGGCCTTGAGGTGCTCATTTTCTTCTTTGGTTTAATGAGGATCTGACTTGCTTCCCTTtcacacatgcatcacacactttgtgatccttgaacTTTGACTTTGGCAGCCcgcgaaccaggtccttcttgatCAGCTTGTTCAACAAAGAGAAACTTGCATGCCCTAGTCTTATGTGTCATAGCTCAGCACCATCATCAATGGCACTTAGGCGTGTAAGATCACCACCATTCAGAGAGTCAAATTCTGCAACATAGATGTTCCTGAACCTTTTTGCAATTAGAACCACTTCACCAATTATGAGATTGGTGAGAGTACAAGATTTTGACAAGAACtccactttgtttcctttgtcaCAGATTTGAGAGAAACTCAACAGGCTGCATTCCAAGCCATTTACATAGTACACATTTTTAATTGAGTGGGAGAGTGTTTTGCCAATCTTTCCCACGCCCAGAATGTATCCCTTCttgccatttccaaaggatacactcccaCCTTGTAGGGCCTTGAGTGAGAGGAAATTATCCATTTTTCCAGTTATGTGTTTAGagaagccactatccatgtactatTTTTGACTGATTTCCCTCACTTCTGCCTGCACAAGAAAATTAaggattagacttaggaaccctaacgagtttgggtcccttgtaatgataGAATGGGTGAATCAAACTTCTTTTTGTCCATGCAAGcatcatatatttatttttcagAGAACCAGGTTCCTTCGTAGTGGGTACTTTTTCAAcaaaaactttgtttttctgTTGGGACTCAAATTTGTCTTTACAAAAGTCCTTGTAATGACCAGTTTGACCACAATGAGTACGAAGCCATTTATCAGTCATAGTAACATACTTACTATGTGGGTTATAGGGAGCTTTAGCCGTATGAAACCCGATTACCTACATGTTCCCCCTATTACTTTTATACATAGAAGTGATTGTATCGGAGGTTTATCTAGATCAATTTTTAATCTTGCTTAATTCCTCCTGAAGTTGTCTATTCTTTTCAAGTTCAGTAACTAGACTTGATTTTACATTTTTTAGTTCACTTTCAAGCTTAAGTTGTCCTCACTTGCCACTTCTTTTCCCTTAGGGGTGTTCATCCACTTTTCCATTTGATTTTTCAACAGGGTGTTTTCTCTCGTTATTTCTTCCACTTGTTCTTTCATATCTACAATTACAACCACCAAATCATCTCTCTCTTATTCTACTTCTCTAATTTCCTTAGTTAAAGCATTTTTATCATTAATGAGGttgtgataagcatcaattaaaacaTTTGCTAAAGATACCAGTTTCTTTTGAGAGTAAGTTTTTAAGTTTCTTTGAACATCAAAAATAATTACCGCATCATCATTATCTTTATCATCCTCATATTTTGCCATGAGTGCAACTATGGAATCATACTTTATAGACTCTCTCTCAACAGCCATCATGGAAGTGTCTTCTTGGTCATCATCACCTTCAGATTCACTAGAGGAATCTCCCCAGGCAGCCAGTgtttgctttacaacattgttAGCGGCATCTCTTCTCTTGAACCTTCTGTCAGGGACCGGGTTCCTCTTGACTACCTTGTCAGCATTGTGTTTGTAGTGGTCCTGCTTGTGAAGAGGACACTCTTTGATGAAATGTCTTAGCTTTCTGCACTTGTGATAGCAATTATTTCCTTTGGTATTTCTCCTAGAGATGCCTCTCTTGGGAATTTATCCATTTTTATGAACCATTTTCTGGAATCTTCGAGTAAGATAGGCCATGTCTGTTTCATTACCACTTGAGTCACTGTTGTCCTCCTTTAGAACTAGGTTCTTCTCCTTTTTGGGCTCTCTTCTTTCAAgatccttctttttcttcatttcatagGTTTTCAGATttccaatgagttcatcaatggtcaaCTTCTACAGATCCTTGGCTTTAGAGATAGCATTAACTTTACTCTCCCAGGAACCAGGTAACACACTGCGTATTTTCCTGAGCAGCTTGATTCTTGGGATGACTTCTCCAAGGGATTGAAGCTCATTGATGATGGAGGTAAAGCATGTGTGCATGTACCGATAGACTTATCCTCCTTCATCTTGAAAAGCTCATACTCAGTAGTAAACATGTCGATTTTTGACTGCTTGACCTGAGTGGTTCCCTCGTGTGCAGTTTGGAGAGCTTCTCAGATCTATTTGGCAGACTGATAGGCTGAGATGCAGTTGTATTCATCTGGTCCAATGCCACAAACAAGAATCTTCTTTGCCCTGAAGTTCCTCTCGATGGCCTGTCTATAGCATTGTTGTACTCCTTTCTTGTCTTTGGGACTGTAGATGTTCCCTCACCTATAGTTTTCATGGGAACAAAAGGACTATCACGGATCACATCTTATAGCTCGAAATCCTCAGCCATGATAAAGTCATGCATTCTTGTTTTTCACCAACTATAGTATTGGTCGTTGAATCTTCGTGGTTTATAGGTTAATTGCTCTTCTttgaagtttggtggagcagccataaAAATTATTTCTAGGTGTTAACCTTTaagaaagaacctgctctgataccaattgaaagaaACTAAGGGTctaccaaactgtatagagaacatGGTTCTTTATCAGTTCCCACAgtaaacaacagtaaataaagaacacACAATATTTACGTGAAAATCTCCCAGCTCACGAGATTAAAAATCACGATCTACCCCAGTagaatttcaacttcactaactgaGCAAACTTCATATTACAACTTATTAtaatctaggaattaaactcttaatctctCACATTTACACCAACTATGTTGTAAGCCtatttgtaataactctattacaaagctacacacttgactaactctagtcgaAACAACCAAAACAATAATGGTTTAAAAGATGTCCTATTGAATGCTTCTGAAAAGTTGTTTAGGAATTACAAGTTAATAACATAAGACAAATACACAATAATACTAAAGGACACAATACATAATCAATGTTGGGATCTGGTCCTTTATTTTGTAGCTGCTTTGTTCTTCAATGCACTTGATAAAACAAGGGCGGCTGCACACTTGAGAGGATGAATACTTAGGTTTGCAAGTGTTGAATGAAACCCTTGCCTCATGTTGATAATATATATGTGAGGTCATGAAAGATGATGAAAGAGAGTGTCCGGTCTCTAGCAAGTTTCAACAGTGTTGTTGTACTATTGTGAGTACAATGCAAAAGCTTAAACAATTGTAAAGTTGACTTGTACGAAGACCGGAGGAACTGATCTCATTTGTTCCCTCTGATGTTCCCTTATCTGATTTTCTTGAGAATTAAACCAAACATATAATAAGTTATAATAAGCCCAAGGGAACCAGATGTATCAGGTTCCTTATGTGGTTCTTCTATGAAGTTTGACAAATTATCAAAACTAAAATTGTATAACTTATCAAATATAAAATAACCCAGCGATGCAGCTGGGCCTTCAGCTAAGCTGGGAGCATTATGTGGATGAGCAGGCCCATATTCCGATTCGATATGCTTCAGTTTTCAATACCAAAATTGGCCCAACAGTCAGGCCCAAACAATAAAACAACTACCTTGCTTACCCATTCGAATACCAAACTAGTCGTAACAATACAAGTGACAAACTATGTATTAAGCCACCCAAACAACTTCAAGACTTAGGCATTTTAGACCTTAATACTATAGCTAACAAAGAGTAGATATTTCCAAACAAAGGCATACAAACAAGGTTGCACAAAACCTCCTACAGACACCTATGGCACACATCGAAACAATTTCACAACGACATGTTTGAACATCACAGGATAGCAGAAGATGCGCGAAGCAAGAACTCAAAGCAAACATGGTCCAAAATAAATTTTAGTGAAACTTTAGACATAGGAGCCTTAACATGTGAATCTAGGAGAGACATGATTGTGAACTAACTCTAGAGAAAAACCAACAAGTCTTTACAAGAATGTCTTAACATGGAAGTCTAAAGAAGACATGGTCACAGAAGAACAGGCAAAACTGACGAGCATGATCCAAATGACTTATAGGCATTCACTTAGCTTGACATGACACTTAGCACATTTGAGATTATGGGAAAACATAGGTCATTATGGAGAGGTCTTGATGAAAAAATAGGACATAAAGGTGAACTCATAGCAGGCAACAAATGCAGGACTCACACTCATAATAGCTAGGCAAACCTAGAAGGTCAAGAATTAACTAGGTTAATTACACATAATGAACATGTTCTAAAGTTCATGACTTAGGCAGGTTTATGCTAGAGAGTACTAGAATTGTAGGATAGTATTAAACGAACAAAATGGCATACAAAGGTAACACAATGTTAACATTATGATGCTCACataagttcaaataatatcaggACATTGAACATGAACACAAGAAGAAAAGAGAATAGAATTGTGAGAATCAAGAGCACTAACCAATTGCAAATTAAGCGAGCAAGTAATGAGAAAGGTTAGGGCCTTAGCAATGGCTCAAACAGCAGTGATTGAAGAGAACAATGAGAGACCCAAAgcagtgcttcagagttcacaagagcctcgagatgGGCTCTAAGCAGTGCTTGCACCGAAGGAGGTCTTGAAAATGCcacagtggccttggctttcagccagtcACTGATTAATTAGACACAATAGTTTCAGAGCAAAATAGAGCAAGTGTAAGTAAGACAGAAAGAGTCGTGATTAGGATCCATTTTAGGGGAATTGGGGAGGGTTTTATATAGTGTTCGATTCGCTTAGTACAGGAAAGGAAAATATCAATTACAACACAAAATAATGAAAGAATCACATGCAAAACCCATTCTAAATCAAATAGGGTAAAAAACGGACAAACCCTAATTTGACAAGAAGTCAAACATTAGCCAAAGatctcactgaatcggacccATGTGACCTTGTTGTGAATGTATCAAGTCAATAACATGACGAGTATACAAAATCGGAGTCGAACAAACACCCATTGATTAACTTCCATAAATAACTCGATACCAAACGCGTAATGTTGAGAAGATAGAAAGAATCATTGTGTGTGCAGAAAAGGAAAGGAAATATGAAAGATTTACATATTTATCTCGGATGGAGGTTGGATTTTAGGTGGGGCGGATGCTAGGATTTTACAGAGAAGAGGAGGGAGTTGATAGTGTGTGAGGGTAGCTGGGCGGTGGAGAATGGGGTTAGGGTCTGCGTTATGGGGATATAAGGAGAAGGGGAGGTttattgtgggccgttgatctcttaagatcaacggccaggatcaaAAGAAGGCAGTGCGGGTCGAGAAAGCGGGTCTGGCCGGGTTGTGAATAAAGGGGTTGTTTGGCTTGGGTCTGTAGGCAGGTCAGGAATTGGGCCTAGTATTTTTGGGCctgtttggtccgaaaattggctTAGTTTTAGGCTGGGATTAAaacaagtaaaaattaaaaaataaatcaataaaataactaacaaatatataaaaatactatttatgcaATTTAATACTTTTAAAATAGTGACTGaagattgtaaaaatataaaatgctattttgacatAAATAATGCAACAAAtacaattatttataaaatataggctattattgcaaataatGTGTAAATAGTGTAAAAATGCAAATACAATTGTATAAAATTAcgcaaaatattaatataaaatatgcttaaaatatagataattaatttaaacagttAATCGCTTAGAAATAATTTAAGGGATTAATTAATGAATATTTACATTTATAATGCCAAAAATTAATTTAGAAAGCTTATGAAATAAAATCATTGAAACTTTTGTAATAACAATTTAGCAAAAGTATGAAAGctaaaaatatctaaaaatactttataaaaatatgagggcaaaattaagTATCAAGAGTGGGACATATTGGATCATGTTAGAGCACATGGGATGTGTTGGATATCGGTTATGATTGAGTTTTTAGCATGCATGATAATCCTACACTCATGTAGAATCATTCTTATAGATGATACTTGGTGTATATCATCTTTATTTGTGGATTTAGCAATTGTACTGTGTTTTGTCTATCTTATTTGAGAAGCATGCTTATTCTATCTCTGATTTTGCACCATATTGTTATATTTGTTATTCTTGGTTATTTTCTATTATATCATGTTATTATGGACTGTCCAGGTTGAGGAAGTGAGTATCATGCTTTTGTCAAAATCTCGCCACTATGTCTTCAAAATTAGTATTGATTCTTACTAAGTATACGTTGTTTtggtactcatactatgcttttgtaCATTTTATGCAAATCTTGGTACTGGACCTAATGGCTTTCAGGAGGAAGCTTAGAGATTATCCGGAGACTTCGAGTGAGCTGTCGTTCCTGTTTCATAACTTATGGAGTCCCCTTTATCcattttattgttatttggtTCAGATAGTATTGTTATATTTACGACTCAGTTGAATGCTATTTAGTTGTTCATAACTTCGTACTACTAGGTTGTGGGAGCTATTATAGTATTTTTCGCTTTGATTGAAGTTCTTGAGATTTAGTATGCTTTATTTATATCATGACAATAGTTTATCTTGTATTTATATgatttggttgatttggagttggcttacctagcatattgaagttaggtgtcatcacgctTTCatgaaatttcggatcgtgacaacatCCTAGAATGTACATACAGTGCAGGCCTATATATATAGAAATATATAAGAAAATAACAATCATGAAATAGGAAAGAAGAAGCAACTTAAAAGTTATCATGAAACTCCCAACTGAACATGAGAAGCAATGCATACCTCAGATTTGGTGCTTCATAACCTGCAAATTATTCTTGAGCGATTATCTTCAGGGGCGTATCAATTTATTGGAGCATGGGCCACAAATCGTGGAatcatttttttattatttatctttTCACATTTTCTCTCCTTTTATTTTCTATTCTAATATTTCAGTTGCATGATTTAGCATTTAGAActcctctccttctctatttgtCACGATTTCAAATCCAACTAGTGGTGATTGCACCTAACCCAATCTGTTGGGTAAATCAATTAAcagtaaaataaaatttaataatgAAATTAAGAGTCAATATGAAATAATTGAATCTTTATataactccccaaggactggtgtacaagtcatgagcttctaagatttagagtttacaaagttggtatgaaataaatatattatctgttcgaaatatacataaacagatattaaaaatctaaagctaccaagaacaagaggcacctataaccggaacgcatgtacatcttcaatgccagctcccgccatacacaacaataACAGTTCCaaaaatctgcacgcaatgtgcagaagggtagtatgagtacaactgatcccatgtactcaataaatatcctaactaacctcaatgaagtacaagaagcaagaactataaatgatactcacaAACGCCTGTACAATttataatttcaacaagtatagaataACTATATGATCAAATTAGGAAAATCTCAAGTATAACCGCTTTGATGatcaaaattatttgttttaaagtgttttacttagtcaacaatccagcacataaagaagatatgcaagtaCAGCAGACAACAGTCAAGAAAATTATAAATAAGagtgaaatgcaataaccaaataacaGCTCGTTGCGGCGCACAACTCGATCCAATAACAGTAACTAGCTCCCAGAGCTCACATAAACCAGAAATacgtcggtttctcacaatccacGTGTACatcatcaagagagaaatatgagagggtgaccctgacaactcacgtgctgtacggataactcacgtgctaataatatcaaccgcacggacaactcacgcgctataatatcaatatctggatccgcacggacaactcacgtgctaaaaatatcaatccgcccggcgtggtcacaggcacaatatcataatccattTGGCATGATCACAggtataacaacacaatccgcccggcgtgtaTAAAAGAGAATAGTTAATGTATGAAAAAGGAGAAAAATTGTTATGCAATTGATTGGTTCCAACAAAAAGAATAGGAAAATTTTTAACTATTTAAACATATTAGGCAATGGATTGATTTCCAGCGCATAATTAGGAAAAGATATTAAATATGATAGGACCCTTTTTCACTAGCAGTTTGAtgaattgaatatatatatatatatatatatatatatatatatatatatactagttttaGGGTGGTACGCGTTTTTCGCGTGTATCCTATATTTATGAGTACATAATTttagaatatattttaaaataataataaatatttatatatccTATTTAGCTAACCTATTCAAAGAAAAAATCTGATTCTGCTGTATTATCCCTACTAATGGTACTGATGATGTAGCTAGCAACTTTAACACTATTGTAATACTTTAGCCTTATGAATAAATAAATATCATATTAACCAAAGTAAATACTATAAAAGGAACATTTGAGTAAAGGGTACAAAGATTGTCTCTAGTCCATGCTATATcaatgagtacaacaacaactcagtaaaaTTTCACTAgtgggtctagggagggtagtgtgtacgcagaccttacccctaccccgaggggtagagaggttatttcctaTATCAATGAGAACATAATttctaaatattattaaatagtaATATACTtgaatcaaaaaataaaaagtaaaaaaaatataagTTCCTGAAAAAAATGTAAGTTAATCTTATATATCTAGTATAATTAAGCAAGAAATTATGCGTCGCATAAATCATTGGATGCTTTACTGTAATTTTTCGAGAAGTTTTGTAGAAATATCTCATGAATATTATTGCTAATTTGTGAcctaatactaaaaataaataagtaaCACAAAATAGTTTAATCACTCTTATTTAAATTTTGTGAAGTAACACAAATTGGAAAATTGAATCTTTTAGAAATTTTGGAATTACGGTTGGCCATGCGGCTCCTATggaaaaatttataactcacaagCGTAAAGTCAAAAAATGACTAATGTTAAGGTAATATAATtttacaaataaataaattaatataaataaatataggAGTTGTAATTTGTTAGAATGAaagcaaccaaaaaaaaaaggacaaCTCATTCACATTTTGTCTTATACTATGATATAGATTCAAGTTCGCACTTAGCCAATTCGACTTTTAATACTATATTATAAtcgatttataatttttttttttttatttcttcacaACATTCTTCTTATGAAAATAATTTTATGTATATGTAAGGAGTTTTGTCAACTTGAAAAAATAAAACTCTCtatataattaatttgaaaaagaattgaattgaattgaattctATTGCTATTAGTTAATATAAAAACATAAAATTCTTCTTTGTTGTGTTGTTGTCGTAAAATTGCGTTCTTCGTTACGTCGTCGATCTTCCAATTTCTTCCGGTATGCCGCTCCGCCAGCAAGGAGCGAAAGAATCAAGTTTTCTGTGGTGATGTCAGAATTTGTACATATTTGAATCTATTTAGTGATCAGTCCGCTAGTTTCTTTGCTCCCACTCGGTCTTCCTTTTCTATTTTCTTCCAATAGTTCGACTTATCCAGAAAAATTGATAATTATTTATCTTTACATCAaaggaaataatttatttttaattaaatttttagtATTATCTCATTTCAAGTGTTgagtatttaaatttaataataattttttatttaataagaATTTTATTTTCGAAGGATAAAAAAAACCGATATGACATTTTACTTTAACTTTTTATGTTTGCAGAATTATTAGTGTTATTGACtcttattaattatttctctctcttTAAATTCGACcttttttttagttatttttctaATTATTAACTGTAgtttaaaatattatataaaaagatgaacaaaaaaatattatttaagtgAAAGGTAGTTCACATATAATATAGAAATGTGAAATTGACCATTGAACAAATTATTCATCATTAATTGATGCCGTGACATTTAACTATCTATATTTTTGTGTTGTACTTATTTATTTTGACCTCAATTAGCAATTGATTTATGCTATCAAGAAAATAGCACCTCCACTATTTCATTCACGTTATTTAATACTAACAATTTGTTTGACAAATAATATTTAGTATCGAAGATACTATAATTATATAAGctaaattttattggattttgaagtcctaaatattaggaatttTTAcgtaattcaaataaggaaaggttttaataattaaaattttagttgatttcgaagatctaaatattag
This sequence is a window from Nicotiana tomentosiformis chromosome 5, ASM39032v3, whole genome shotgun sequence. Protein-coding genes within it:
- the LOC108946139 gene encoding uncharacterized mitochondrial protein AtMg00820-like; the encoded protein is MVFKLDPRQKICLPSQLSCLKLSKKYIKELLKDDDWITAMQEELHRFKRNKVWHLVPQPSDRTKIGTWWVFRNKLDEFGNKTRNKARLGVQDYNQEEGIDYYETFSPIARMEAIRILIVFASHMETKLIQMDVMSAFLNGYLKKEVFVKQHWI
- the LOC138892368 gene encoding uncharacterized protein yields the protein MDSGFSKHITGKMDNFLSLKALQGGSVSFGNGKKGYILGVGKIGKTLSHSIKNVYYVNGLECSLLSFSQICDKGNKVEFLSKSCTLTNLIIGEVVLIAKRFRNIYVAEFDSLNGGDLTRLSAIDDGAEL